The Chrysiogenia bacterium DNA segment CGATCCTCGCTGCCTGCGGCCGGGTGCTCGCCGCCGAGGGTTACGAGGGCGCGACCACCAGCGCCATCGCCAAAGCAGCCGGCGTGCCGGTGGGGACGCTCTATGAATACTTTCCCAACCGCGAGGCGATCTTCTCGGCCTTTCTCGAAAACACCGTCGAGCAGGTCATCGAAGCCGTCGCCCGCGTCTCCCCCGCGCAGATGGGCAAGTCGCCCTCCGAGGCCGTGGGCAACCTCATCGCCGTGGCGGTCCACGCAGTCTCGCGCTACCGCGGTGAAATGCGCGCGCTCCTCTCGCGCATTCCCGGCGCGCTGGAACTGCCCGCCCTGCAGCAACTCCAGGGCGGCATCGCCGAGATCGCCCGCGCGCTCTCCTGGCTCGATCCAGAGACCGCCGAATCGAAGGACTTCGAGCGCAAGCTCTACATCCTCACCAACACGATCTTCGGCTTCTTCATCCGCCTGGCCACCGGGCCCGAGCCGCCGATGAAACCGGGCGAGATCACCCGCGAGCTGACCAGCCTGGTGCTGCGGTATCTGGAGGTGGAGGAGTAGCGGGCCGCCGCACCACCCCGTCCCGTTCGTCCTGAGTCGCTTCGCGCAGCGAAGCGTATCGAAGGGCAGGAGGGCCGCGCCGTTTCGAGAAAAGCATGTGGCCCGTTTGCCCTTCGATACGCGACCCTTCGGGCCGCACTCAGGACGAACGGGAAGCGTGACAGCGCAGCACGCACCCATTACCCTCAAAGGGGCATCCCAGTTACCGGGCAGGGAAGGCGCCAT contains these protein-coding regions:
- a CDS encoding TetR/AcrR family transcriptional regulator; the protein is MSAKAAAKPAAKGPEPPRRAPTQERARKKVDAILAACGRVLAAEGYEGATTSAIAKAAGVPVGTLYEYFPNREAIFSAFLENTVEQVIEAVARVSPAQMGKSPSEAVGNLIAVAVHAVSRYRGEMRALLSRIPGALELPALQQLQGGIAEIARALSWLDPETAESKDFERKLYILTNTIFGFFIRLATGPEPPMKPGEITRELTSLVLRYLEVEE